The region CTTTTTTGAAAAAGACGTCAAAGCTCCTATAAAAGGCTATGTCTTTTGTATCAATAAAGCACCTATTGTCAATAAAGGGGATGCCGTTATCAATATGTCTGTAGAAAAGTAGGGGCGTACTTATAAGAGTTGCTCTATATATATTGAAGAGAAGATCTAATTTTTTGTCCTTGGCACTAGAACTCTTTTGGCTTATTCCCGCATGTAGTTTTTTGGATAACAAGTAGCATATCTGATGCCAACTAATTCTTAGAGTGTTATGTGCTGTTTTTTTTTGCCTCGCTTTCGCGAAAGCGGAAGTAGTATAAACATTCTTAACAATAGCAATAGGTTACTGGTTGTTGCTCTCTATAGCGTGAACAGTGCTTTTAGTCCAATCGGTAAAACTCGAATTACTAGGCAGTTCAAATATTTCCAAATTAAAATATGGTACTGCTGCAATCAGATGGTCAAATATATCGGCCATGATGTACTCATAATTTTGCCAGCGCTTATCACTACTAAAAGCATACATCTCTATAGGAATACCATGAGCAGTAGGGGCTAACTGTCGCACCATGATCATCATTTCCTTATTGGTACCCGAATGGTTCTCAATATAGGTCTCCATATACTTTCTAAACACGCCTATATTGGTAAGGTTTCTACCGTTTAACAACAATTCTTTATTGATGTTATTTTCTGCGTTATACGTGGTAATATCAGATTGGCGAGATTCTAAATAGGAAGAAATCAGCTGAATGTCTTTTAATTGTTCTACTTCATCTATGGTTAGATGTTTGATACTGTCTAATTTGATATTTAAAGCTCTTTTAATACGTCTGCCGTCTGATTCTTCCATACCACGCCAGTTTTTAAAAGAATCAGAAATAAGGGCATAGGTAGGTATGGTGGTAATGGTTTTATCAAAGTTTTGAACTTTAACTGTCGATAGGTTGATCTCGACCACATCACCATCAGCGCCGTATTTTTCAAAAGTGATCCAGTCACCTATGCGCACCATATCGTTTATAGACACCTGGATACTGGCTACAAAACCAAGAATGGTATCTTTAAACACTAAAATAATGATGGCTGAAGCCGCACCAATAGTCGTGATGAATTTTATAAACTCTATCCCTGTCATGATCGCAAAAGCAGAAAGTATCCCGAGCAACCAAGCAAAGATCATAATCACCTGTATGTAGCTGTCTATAGGCTTATCATTTAAGCGAGGTAAAGTTTTGAAGTAATCTTTAAGAGCATTTAAAAAGCTACGAGCTATCCATAAAATGAGCAGGATTGCAAATACCTTAAGACCTTTTTCCACTACAGCCTCAAGGTATGGGAAATCGACAAATACCTTAGGGTTAAACTCCAGGATCAACAGAAGCGGAATGATATGAGCTACATTTTGAGGTACCCTGTTTTTAACTAAAAAATTATCAAAAGCGGTTTTTGTTTTTTCGCTAAATTGAGTGAATAACTTGATGATCACTTTACTCGTGATAAAATCAATAATAAACGCTAAGACCAAGAGCACAAAGAGCAAGCTGATGAGGTTTGCATATTTGGCTGCTGTGTCTGACAATCCTGATGCTACTAAATAATCATATAACAGATGTTCTATTTTCATAAAAGTGGCCTTTGTTGGG is a window of Nonlabens sp. MB-3u-79 DNA encoding:
- a CDS encoding mechanosensitive ion channel family protein, which gives rise to MKIEHLLYDYLVASGLSDTAAKYANLISLLFVLLVLAFIIDFITSKVIIKLFTQFSEKTKTAFDNFLVKNRVPQNVAHIIPLLLILEFNPKVFVDFPYLEAVVEKGLKVFAILLILWIARSFLNALKDYFKTLPRLNDKPIDSYIQVIMIFAWLLGILSAFAIMTGIEFIKFITTIGAASAIIILVFKDTILGFVASIQVSINDMVRIGDWITFEKYGADGDVVEINLSTVKVQNFDKTITTIPTYALISDSFKNWRGMEESDGRRIKRALNIKLDSIKHLTIDEVEQLKDIQLISSYLESRQSDITTYNAENNINKELLLNGRNLTNIGVFRKYMETYIENHSGTNKEMMIMVRQLAPTAHGIPIEMYAFSSDKRWQNYEYIMADIFDHLIAAVPYFNLEIFELPSNSSFTDWTKSTVHAIESNNQ